GCTGCAACATGGCTTCCTGCAGACGAGAGTAACTCTTCTCACTACAGGTTTTGCTGCAATGCTCGATCAATTCTCGGGCGGCCCAGTATTGAGAATTTCTAATTCCTATCCATCCCGCTTCAAGTCTCTGAAGGTTTTCCAGTACATATTCGACGGTCAGATCGGCAGAATCGGATGGGGCAACAGTCAGTGCCCGGACGAGCAAATAATTCACGCTATCGTAGTCACCATAACTACGAAGTCGCTCAAATAGCCGTTCGAACTCAGGTCGGCTAGTGCGAGCAAGTTGGCAGAGCGAGATCTCCAGTGCCTTCAAGAACGCGGACTCCATCTCGGATTGATCTTCACGAAACATCCGGATGTGCCAGACGGAATCGGAATACAGTTCCCGCGCTCTTTTATCTGCCGTTTCCGTAACAACCCTGAGAAAAAACGGGATCGCAACTTTCAGAAAGGCCAGCGGGGCGGCTTTCGCGGTATCAAGGAGAAACCTGATTCCACCGGTACTTCTTCCCGGCATGAACCGCATCGGTATATTTTTAAAGTCGATGTCCTCGGTCACCCTTGCTAAATAAGAATTAATCGCTTCGGTAGCCCATTGGGGATTTGTTCTCGGCAGCTCTTCAAGGAAAGGCCAAAAACTCGCCGCCCCTTCCTCCTCTACCAGCCCTTTATCGGCCATTGCGATAAGTAACTCAAAGGCCAAGCGAGTCGATTTGATGTGTGACCAGATTGTGAACAGGATCCGACGATTCCACTCCGCCGATTCCCCAATGTAAGGCCGGAGATAATCGATACACTCAACGGGATTGGCCCTTAAGTTCACTTGAATAATCCGCAATGCATATTCCGTTATGGAAGGATCGTCCGATGCCAACCAGCCCGTCAAAACACCGCTTTCATGGATGAACGGGAAGAGAGATCTACAATTTACAAAGGACGTCAATGCCCCTTTCGCCAGGGACGCGTTTTCATTCTCGATTATATCTTTAAGCAACTCCCAAAGGTCTTTACTCGCTTTATCCAGCCTTCCGACGACATCCAGAGCGCTTTTTTTCAGATGCAAACGGATACCTGCATCAGTCAGAACCTTCCGTAGATTTTCTATAAATGCAGCGTAATCAATACCATATTCATACAGGAGGATTTGCCTCAACGGTGCCCGCTTGAACAAGTGCTGTCCTCCGCCTTTCAGATACTCGATCAGATCACGACCCTCTGAAACAAAAAGTCGAGCAAAGACGTAATCGAAAAATTCCTCGTGAAAAAAACCTATCTGCCGACCATCGAGCACAAGAACGTGTTCCGATTCCATGGCGCGGACCGTTTGCGCGAAGTCATCGAGTACCACCTCCTCAGGAACAAATAACGCTTGCCGGGTGGTCATCCGGTCGCAGAGGCGATCAATAACTTGCATCCATTGATCGGGTCGGTCTTCCATTCGCAGCGCCACGGCCAGGCGTTTTTTTTCCCAGTAAGCGGCAAACAGATCGATGGCGTTCCCGAACCTCAACAAAGGCAGCGGTCCATCCCGGGATATTTCCGCAAGGAGAGAAAGATGCAGAGGCAGACGCCAAAGTTCAAGTTGACGCTCCGAGAAATCAGGACTTTTGTATCCCAATTTTCCGAGCGCCGACTTCACGGTCTCTATCGGAAAGAGTTCGGCTTTCACCTCCTGGGCGGGACCGGTTTCGGATACAAGCTCTCTGAGCCGGTTGTCTTTGGATAAATCGAACTGACGGCAGGCCATCAGGAGCCGCATAACAGGAAACGCCTTAGCCTGGCGAATAATCTCATGTATGCACCCGAAGAACTCAGGGCTTCGGCCGGAAGCCCAACTTACCGCGTCAAGTTGATCGATTATCAAGACGCTCGTCCGATTTCCGGCCACGTTCGCCAGAACTTCAACGGGAGAACCGGGAAGGCCGAGTTGAGCTCCGACATTCTGTGGCAACTCGGTTGGATCTAAGCGATCCACAGGAAAATAGAGATGAGGTATTCCAAGTTCTCGTATTCGTCGGATGGCTTGTCCTAATATGACGGTTTTCCCGATACCCGCTACACCCGAAACAAGGACGGAGTTCTTTTCTTCCCGGCTTTGCAGAATCCCCAAGATCGTGTCCGCCTCCGTTCGGGCAATAGAGATGTCATCGTTTATAGGCTCGAACATTCGCTCGTAGCGCTTGTTCAACTCCTCGATTGAAGCCAATACCACCATATCGTTAGCGTAATCAACCCGTCTATATCCTCGACTGCTCATCCAACCCCATAATTCATCAGCAAAAATGGTTTTGGGCACATTTTCGGAAGCATAGGCTGCAAGTCTCTCGCGTATGGTATCCGGGTCACCTCGAACAAGTGTACGCAGTTTGGTGTTAACCATTTCCGTGAGCAAGTCCTCTGAGCATGGGATAATATGTGTTCTGCACAAACTTTGATAAGCAAAGCTGATAATGGCTTCTGTCTTTTCTTCGGAGGAAACAGTTCCGTTTCTCAAGGCTATTTCTTCTATCAATGGCCCCCATACCCGCAACAACTGCTCCCAAGCTTTTCGTTTGTGGCCGGTTAAAGAGTTCGAAAGAAATTCATCCACCGTTTCCGCCTTCCGCGCCGCATCAGTCAGCTCGGACAACATATTGGCGCTCACGGTGGAAACAAAGACGAACTCCGCGTTCGGAGAAAGGGTCTTTTTGAGCGCTGTCGAGAGGACCCCGTTTCGCCGGAGTTTGGGAATGCTCCATTCGCCTAGTTCCGCGTGTTGCCGCTTGACTTGATGGTATTGTTTGGTTGGACCTGTCGTGACTACAAATTCACACCCCTCGCCTTCAACCCCAGGCGGCTCCAATCGTATCGCGTTTGATTCTTCCGCCAGGAGTTGGGCAAGGCAGAAAACGGTCCACTTCCCCTCGAAGCGGTTGCCGTACTTTTCGCTTTCTCCACCAAGTGATGGCATGTTCTATTTTCCCTAAGCTGTTTCCCCCCTCGGCCGCTTACTGAATCCCAACATCTTTCACATCTATATCCAGATCGCCAACGCGAATATTCCCAATCATCAGCTTATTGAGTAACGTCTTGAATAAAGACTGAAGGTTAGATTTTTTGTACTCGTTAGCTTGCAACCTTCGATCAAGAGATGCTAGAGCCCCAACTACATCTTCCTGCTCTCCTATCCTGTCTGGGAGCAGCACCTTGAAGTTGTTAAGCTTACTGGCACTAATATTCGATTGGCTCACCCCTTTCGATGCCAGGGCCCGAACTCGATTCTGAACCTTACTCATATTTAGGTAGTAGTTTATGAAATCAGGAGATACGACAGCAGTATCCAGACGAAGGCGAATCAGATAAGATGCAAATACCACTTTTCGATCAACGTGAAAAATAGCTGTCCGGCCAACTAGATCGTGGCTATTTGTTCGATTGAATAATAAATCTCCGTCCTCAAGACGATATTTGCTAAAAGTGGCCGCGTTTAGATCTACATATTGTAAATTAGTAAGTTCTACTCTCCCATCGACTTGGCAATTCATTCTTAGGATGGGATATGTCCCTTTTTTCTGTCCACGAACGGACAAGCCATAAAGAGAGCCCTCTAAAATTTGCGCAAACAACACCACATTCCAACTCTCGGGGATCTCGCCGATTTCGGTCATCTTGGTCTTTTCGCCGCGCAAACCATGCGTAAATACGTGTTGCATGGTGGACTTCTTGAGATCGCGAAGCGCCTGGATGATTTTGTCCTGCAATTCGATCGCCCGTTGGAGCTTCAGCAACACTGCCGCGATTTTTTTTTGTTCGACAAGGGGGGGAAGAGGAATTTCGAATTCGCCCAAGCGCGACCGCGATAGATTGGGAATGGTCGTTTTATTACCGGCCCCTTCATACACATTAAGCTGGGTCATCCCGGCCCATAGCCAATACATAACGAACAGCGGGTGAACATCGTCTCTTATCCGACGCAGGCGGTGGAGATGGTTCTGATAAAGACAATCGTTCCTTTCGCCTCGCCATATCGCGGTGCGACCAATGTCACCGCCCTCGCAAACAAGAAGATCCTCTGTTTCCAGAGCCAACGCGGCAACTTCTTCAGCGCTAAAATCCATCTCGTCTAAATCATCAAGATTCAATCTACCCCAAAGAACGTTCGCCGTTCGGAGAAAAGGACGGCGTATATTCCCCCTCTGTTTTCGTCGCGACAGGGCTTTGCCCTGCTTGATGCTGAAAGACTCCCTGATCGTAGTTGTTTGCCATTGTGGAGGGAATTCGATCACGGTTGCTTTCCTTGAAAAACGTTTTCTTCGAAATGCCAAAAAAACAAGCTCGTTCCCTGCCGCGACGCGGCAAGTTCAGCCAGAGTTGGCGATACCGGTATCGTCTGCATCTATGTAGTCCTTGTTTCCCTCACCCATTCCTCCGGACAATAAACGTGTTTGCCGCTGGGCAGGCGGACACGTCCGGGCAGTTGATGCCGGGCATACGATTCGGCGCTCAATGTGAACGAACCGGGGGCAATGCGAACGAGTTCGCGGTTCTTGCGATCGAACGGAAACGCAAAGATCAACCGCTTCCCCGAATAAAGCCGCTGAAACGCGCAAACAAGCGGCCGGAGGTCGGTATCGCCGCTGACCACTACGGCCACATCGAACTCATTGCGCGCCGCGCCTTCGATGACAGCGCAGGCGATGGCAACATCCGTCTCTTTTTCCTCGTGAGTGACGAATTGTTGTCCCGAATAAGTATCCCAAGCATCCTTGCGTTTAAAGTTGCTCAGTTCCACCTTGACGCCCAAGGCCGTCAAGGCGCGCACATACGCCCTGTGACGACTTACCTTGCCCGGCGCTATCTTTCCGAGATGTTCGGCATACGCCGTGTAGTAACGGATGACGGATAAACGGGCGGCGGCTCCCACGAGGTCGAGGTGATCCGTGAAGAGACCGCCCAGATCCAACCATTTGACGGAAACGTCGCCGAGCACTTCCGCCGCGCTACAAAGCGAATGATAGAGATTGAAGCCGTCGACGAAGAAGGCGGCACGCTGAGGTTCCGGGAAGCTCATCCCGGCCTCCCGAAGTTCGCGACCAAAAAGAAACCCGCGGGCCGGAACCCGCGGGGGACCATGTGGCCCCGAATCCAAGTCCGGGGACCGACATGGGGATGATCCATATTTAATATATCATACCCGGATACGGCGTCAACGGCCAAAAAACTCCTTGTTCGAGCGGAGCCCGCTTTCATTTTCGATCGAACCCCATTTGCGCAAAGATCTCCTTCAAGTCGGCATCGACTTTCTTGGCTTGCTCTTCCAAGCCTTGCGCGCCCCACAGTTCTTCCAGGATCTCCGGTATCGGCCGGTATTCTTCCCGTTCGCTCGTATCCACGTAGCGGGAAGGAGAAAGGTTGTAGTCGTTTTCGGCGGCTTGATCGTTGGTGACGACTTCGACGAAACGCTCGACCGAGCGCCCCGCGATGAAAGCTTGGACGATCTTCCCGATACTTTCGTCAGGAATGTAATTCTTGGGACTCCCCTTCTTGAACTCCCGTCCGGCGTTTATCAGCACGATTTTGCCCCGTCGTTGGGGCAACTTGTTGCGGTTGAGCAGGACGACGATTCCGGCCGCGGAAGTGTTGTAGAAAAGGTTGTCGGGCAGCAAAACGACGCCTTCGATCAGGTCATGGTCGACGAACCATTTTCGAATTTTCTTTTCCCTGTCCTCGTTGCGGCTCCCGCTGCCCCGGGTTACGGCGCCGGTATCCAAGACCACGGCCGCCCGGCCGGCGGCCTTGAGGGACGTCAACGTATGCTGCAACCAAGCCCAGTCGGCCTTCCCGGACGTAATCCCGCCATGCTCCTCAAAACGCCCGAAGTCGTCCTTTGCATAGGTGAAAGAATCGAACGGCTGGTTCCACATGGGATTGCTGACCACGATATCGAAGGTCCGCAACCGTCCGTCGCCGGAGCGAAATTTGGGGTTGGTCATGGAGTTGCCCCGGACGATCTCGCCGTCCATATCGTGAATGACCATATTCATCCTGGCGATGGCATAGCTCGCCCCCATAAGTTCCTGCCCGTATAACTTAAGGGGGCGACCGACCTTCAAATCGCGCTCCATGAGGGCCAGCTCGCACTTGATCAACAACCCCGCCGACCCGCATGCATAGTCATAAACCTCTTCCCCCTGGGCCGGGCGAAGCATATAGGCCATAAGCCACCCCACTTCCGTGGGCGTGAAGAACTCTCCGGCGCTCTGTCCCTGCCCTTCCGCGAATTTTCGGAGAAGGTACTCATAGCACCTGCCCAGGAAATCCGGTTCGACGTCGTATAGACCCAAACGATAGCGGGGATCGGAGAGCGCCTCGATGATGCCGGCCAAGGCGGTATCGCTGATCTCTCTTTCGCCGTTTCGGGTTTCGTTGAAATCGACCACGTCGATGACGCCGCCGAGATCCTTGTTCCGATCCCCGGCGTTGGCTTTGACAATGGCGCGCATTGTGGTCGTGAGCTGCTCGCCGAGGGATTTCGGTTTTCGCGCCTTAGACCAAGCGAACTGCTCGCGGCCGCTGACCACGGACCAACGAGCTTCGGGAGGAATATAAAAACGAACCAAGCTTTTATCGGCCTCCACGATGGAGAGCGCGGTCTCCCGATCGCCGTAGGATTCGGCGAGGCGATCGAGCTCGTCTTCAAAAACATCGGAAAGACGTTTTACGAAAACCAGGGGAAGAATGTAATCCTTGAACTTGGGAGCATCCTTCTCTCCCCTGATCGAACAGGCAGCCGTCCAAAGCATCTGTTCCATGGCCTTGGTCGTGAGAACGTCGTCCTTCGACATCCGTCGCCGCTTGCGGCCGTTGAGGGCGCCGGACTCGCCGCCGAAACCCACCTCGGATATCAGGTCGGAAATCGCTTTTTGGGCCTGGCCGCGAGGAATACTGCGGCCGTTTTCCCAACGGTTCAGGGTGGAAAAAGCCACGCCCAGTCGGGCGGCAAGTTCTTCCTGGCTCAGATCGAGCTTGCTTCTCAACTGCTTTAAAATCTCCGGTATTTCTTTATCGTCCATGGCGGTCCCCTCAATTTCTGATGTTATAATGCTATAGCATTTATAGCTTATGTCAAGCTTGATTTTGGGGGATTTTTCGGATATATTATCGGTGAAGAAACAGAAAACCGTAACCGGGAGGGCAACCATGCCTCGAAAAGAACGCGTTACCAGGGTGATAGACGGCGATACCTTCATGACGGCCGGCCGTAAGAATCCGGTGCGGCTGGCGAACGTCGATACGCCGGAAAAGCGACAACCGGGATATCAAGCGGCCAAACAAACCCTATCAAACTTGATTCAGGGAGAAACGGTGACCATCGATACCAAGGCCAGGGATATTTATGGAAGGGCCGTGGCCAACGTGAAAATCGGCAATCGATCGGTCAATGCGGCCATGAAAAAGCATGGCAAATAACAAAGCGGTCAAACCGAGGAAAGAAGGAGGGCGGCACCGAGGCGGAGTAAACCTCCTTTGTGAGATCAAATATTCGGGGGAGGGAAGCAGAGAGCATGGAGCATAGGGCATTTTCAGCCCCTGAACCCCGAACCCTGAACCCTCTCTTACCCCCTTTCCCGATTCTTCCCCCGTCAGAGCAATCAGGTACAGAAACGGGTTCGGGGTTCAGAAGACAAAGAGGCTAGGAGACAGCATCCCCTCCAGCTCCTCTATCTGTGAAATCCGTGGACAATCCCCGGGAGTCGAGGATTTAGAAAAGCACGCCCAGGCCGAACATGATGCCCCGGAGCTGGGCGTCCAGGGCGCTGTCGTTGCGGCCGCCGCTGAACCGGTAGCCGACCGTCCGGTAACCGGCTCGGGCGGCCAGGTAATCGGTGATCTCGTACTGGATCTGAAAGTACAGCTCGTAAATCAGGTCCGAGTCTCCGCCGCCGCCGATGGCCAGGGTCGGATTGAGCACCAGGCCGGGGAGGGTCTTGGGGAAGAGGGTAATGCAGGGCCGGACGACGAAGATGGGATCGATCACGTCGCTTTTCCGGGTGGCGCTGCCCCCTCCGGTCAATTCCAGTTCGTTCTTCAGATGCAGGGTTCTCACTCCCAGGAGGAGATCGAACGTCTGCTGCTTGGCCCACCCCTCGATCCGGTACCCCAGGGCCGCCTCGCCCAGGATCATGTCGATATTGAAGGTCCCGCCCCGGGGCTGGTCCTCCACCTTCATCTTGTCGGTGCGCAGCGAGTAGTAGTCCACCTGGGTCCAGAAAAGAAAGTCGTCGTACTCGACGATGCCGAGCACCGAACCGGCGAGTTTGGCGGCGGCGAGGAAATCGCTGGTCGACCTGTCGAAATCGACCTTGTAGCCGTTGACGGTGGCGTCTCCCGACAGTCCCAACAACCATATATAGGGGGTGATCTCGACGCTCCACTCCCGCGGTTCGGCCCCCGGCGACGCCGGCGCCAGGGCCAGGAGGATCGCCGCCGCAACCAACGTAACTGTCGTGCCGCGCATACCTTTCCTTCGGTTCCGGTTGACCCGCCAATTATGGGACGAGGAAACGCATTTCGCAAACCGAATAACTTCTCACGGCTCGCATCGGGGAACGGCTCGAGCTGACCTTCCCCGGCGGCGGCGGGTCCGAAGGCAAACTCTGAGTGTCGCCGGCTCGCGGCCGGAAAACATTAAAGATTCCGGTTTCACGCGCGGCGTGAGATAAAGTATCAGGCATACAGCCGTCAATCGGAGGAACCGAGATGGACATTGCTCAACATCCCTTCATCTCCCGGTTCAGTCCCAAGGGCCGGACGCGCCTGGTCTCGGAAGCCCAGGTCGTCGACCTCCCCGCCGGGAAAGTTCTCTTCCGGGAGGAAGACCCCGCCGATTCCCTCTGCCTGGTTCTGGAGGGGACCGTGGAGATATTCAAGACGCCGGCGCCGGACCGGGTGGAGACCCTCTCCCGGATGGGGCCGGGGGAATTCTTCGGAGAAATGGGGGTCCTGGACGAGGCGCCCCGCAGCGCCGGGGCCAGGGCGGCGGAGGATTCGGTTATCGCCCTGGTTCCCGCCAAGGTTTTCCAGTACGTTCTGCGCGAAGAACCCAGCGCCGTCGCCCTGGAAGTAGTGGGAAGGATGTCGCAGCGCCTGCGCGAGGCCAACATCCGCCTGATGAAGAAAATCACCTAACGAGAACTCACCGGATAGGGCGCGGAGGCCCGGAGCAGCCGGAGGGGGAAAGGGTCGGCGCGAAGACAGCGACGATCCTCGGCATAAGGAGCTTACGATGAGATGTGTCATAGCGGCGGCCGCGGTTATGGCGGCGGCGGGAGGCACGGCGGCGGCGGCAGATTTCGACGGAGACGGGACCGAGGACGTCGCCGTTTTCCGGGAGAGTTCGGGGATGTGGGGAATCAGGGGCGTGACCCGGGTTTTCTTCGGGAACTCCGACGACCGGCCCGTGCCCGGCGACTATGACGGTAGCGGAACCGACCGGACGGCGATCTTCCGAAGTTCCAGCGGGCTGTGGGCGGCGCGGGGGCTGACCCGGCTCTACTTCGGAACCGGCGACGACGCCCGCCCGGGGGACTACAACGGCGACGGGACCGACGAACCCGGAATCTTCCGGGGAAGCTCCGGCCTCTGGGCGGCTCGGGGCGTCACCCGTCTCTACTTCGGGAAGACCGGCGACACTCCGGTTTCGCCCGGAACCGCCGGAACCTCCGGGGGAGAAGAAACCCTGCTATGGACCGGCCAGACGGAGAGCTTCCGGACCGGAGACGACGGTTACTACCGGAAAGGGGCGCGCTTCAGTTACCAGACCCTGGACCCGGCCGGCAACGGCGAAATCGTCACCGTCGACCTGGTCACCGGCCTGATGTGGGCCGCGGACGGATACGGGAAAGGCTGCGGATACGGCAACGAAACTCCCTGGAACTCGGCGATCGACTGGGCGCAAGATTTGACCTTCGCCGGATATTCCGACTGGCGCCTGCCCAACCGGAGGGAACTGGAGTCGCTGATCGACATCGGGCGCTACAGCCCCGCCATCGACCCCGTTTTTTTCCCCCACACCAGGACGGACGGCTACTGGACGGGGAGCACTCCTCAAATTTACACGTACAATGCCTGGGGGGTGGTCTTCCACGGCGGCTACCTGCTCCAGCACGACAAGACCGAGAACGGATACGTCCGCGCCGTCCGCGGCGGCAGGTAGCCGGGGATCCGGCATCTACGAACGGCTATCCCGGTAGGGCCCAACGGCGACGAAAAAGAAAACCGGCGGGAGCTCCTTGACCAGCCCCGGCGCTAAGATAATAATTTTCATAAGAGGGGTAGGCACGGGCTCCCCGTAAGGCGCTGACAACGCCAAGGAAGTTCCGTGAACGCAACCCGGTTCGGTTTCGGGGTCGGCGTGGTGCTTCTGCTGGCCGCCCCGCTCGGAGGCTGGGACCAGCAACTCCCGGGGCGGGGCAACGCCCCGGGCGCCGGGAGGGAGGGAAGCCTCGTCGTCACCCTGAAAGCCGGCGAGTTCGAGTTCGACCAGAACCCGGACGGCACCCGGACCGTGAGGATGCGGGGGTTCCGCCTCCGGGGAGACCCGGGCGAACCGCTTTTGCCGTTTAGGATATATTCCCTCCTCCTGCCCCCGGAGGCATCCCCGGACGGGCTCCGGGCGGAAGTCGTCTCCTCCCGAACCCGATCCCTGCCCGGGCCCTACCGTCTCGCGCTCGCCCCCCCCATCGTACCCATGGGCCGCCACGATCCGGCGCAGCCCGGGGAGGGGCGCGCCGCCACGGGCCGGCCTGGAGCGGAACCGGCGGCGCCCCTCTTTCCCCCGGAACCGGTCCGGCTGCTGCCGGCGATGCGGATGCGGAAATGGCTGGGAACACGGTTTCTGTTTACTCCCCTGCGCTATCGCCGCGCCGACCGATCTCTCGTGCTCACCGAAGAAATCCAGGTCCGGATCGTCTACCGCCGCCGCCCCCTCGGCCCGGACTCCCGGCTCCTCCAAGACTCGGTCCTGGACGACATCGCCCCGGAGATTTTCGATAACTTCTCCCCGGCCCGGGCCTTCTATGGGCGCCCCGTCACGGGAAAGGCGACGGCGGGCACCTACGACTACGTCATCATCACCAGCAACGCGGTCCGCAACGGAAGCGCCAAGCTGGCATCATTCGCGGCCCACAAGCGCCGGCGCGGGCATCGGGTGCTGGTAATCACGGAGGATCAGTGGGGAACGAAAGTCGGCCAGGCGCCTAACCACAACCCGGAGAAGATCAGGAAGTGGCTCCAGGACAATTACCTCGGCCTCGGCATCAACTACGTTCTCCTGGTTGGGGACCCCTACCCCGACTGGAACGAGAGCGTTCAGGGAGAGGTGGCCATGAAACTGTGCTGGCCCTGGGTGAGAAACCCCGAATACGGCTGGGACGCGGCCCCGACCGACTATTATTACGCCGACCTGACCGGGAATTGGGATCTGAACGGCAACGGTTACTTCGGGGAATATTACGACGACACCCAAACCGGGGGGGTGGACATAGTCCCCGAGGTCCTGGTGGGGAGGATCCCCGTATACAACGGCTCCTATGCCGATCTGGACGCGGTCCTGGAAAAGCTGATCGAGTACGAAAGCGAATCCGACATAGCCTGGCGCCGAAAGGCGCTTCTGCCCATGAGCTTTCTCAGCGCCGGATACGATCAGGCGGCGCTGGGCGAACAGATGCGGGATTTCTACCTGGCTCCGGCGGCCTTCACCTCGTTCCGGATGTACCAGCAGGGGTCCGGGCCCTGCGGGGCGGACTCGGCGTACGCCAGCGAAGCGGAACTGAGGGGAGGGACGGGAGTCCGCGACCGCTGGGCGGCCGATCCACCAGGGATCGTCTGCTGGGCCGGCCACGGCAGCAGCGACACGGCCATGGTCGGCTACGACGCCTGCTGGGACGGAGTCCTTTTCGACAGCGCCTCCTGCCCCGCTCTCTACAACCGGCGGGGAGCGTTCACTTTTCAGGATTCCTGCGAGACCGGATACCCGGAGTCCGCCGGTAACCTCCAGTACGCGCTGCTGCGGCGAGGAGCCGCGGCCGCGGTGGGAGCGACCCGATCGTCCTGGGGCGACAGTTACCGGGATTCCTACGGCAACTTCGACGGGAGCCCCACCGCATCGGGGATCGGGTACGAGTACCTGCGCCGAGTCGTCGCGGGGGAAACGGCGGGGGAAGCGCTCTACTTCGCCAAGCAGGCTCTCTCCGAAGCCCTGCTCAACTATCAATGGCTGATGAACCTCTACGATTTCAACCTGCTGGGGGACCCGGCTCTGGACCTTTACGCCACCGGGCCTTCGGCCGCGACGGCGAGCGGAGATTACGACGGCGACGGTCGAGCCGATATCGCCGTCTTCCGGCCGACCACCGGACTCTGGGCGGTGCGCGGAGTCACCAACCTGTATTTCGGGGGCCCCCTGGACTCCCCCGTCTCCGGCGACTACGACGGGGACGGAACAGCGGAGGTCGCCGTCTACCGAGGAACGACCGGCCTGTGGGCGGCACGGGGCATCACCCGGTTTTACTTCGGGACCTCCAGCGACCTGCCCGTGCCCGGAGATTACAGCGGCGACTCGACCTCCACGGCCGCCCTCTTCAGCCCGTCCCGAGGCCGCTGGTTGTTGAAAAACCTCAGCCGGATTTACTTCGGCTCCGACTTCGACCTTGCCGTCCCCGGAGACTACGACGGAGACGGAACCACGGAACCCGCCGTTTTCCGGCCTCCCCGCGGACTCTGGGCGGTCCGGGGCTCGACCCGTTTCTTCTTCGGGAACTCCGACGATGTGCCGCTCCCGGGAAACTACGGCGGCGACGGGACTTCAAAAGCCGCCATCTTCCGCCCCCGCTCCGCGTACTGGGGGGTGCGAGGGGTTACCCGGGTCTACTTCGGGGCCTCCTCGGACCGGCCGGTTCCCGCCGATTTCGACGGCGACGGCGCCGACGACATCGGAATTTTTCGCGACAACTCCGGCCTCTGGGCGGCTCGATCCCTGACCCGGGCCTATTTCGGGGCCCCGGGCGACGTCCCCGCCACCCGCTGACCTTCCGACCGTGCCTCTTGCGGCGACGGTGGGACCCTTGCCCGATCCCCGCGATGACGGTACAATCGTAACCGGGCTACAGCGGCAATCGGGCAAGCAAAGGAGCGGGAAGTGACGCGGTCTTCAGGCCATCCGGGAAGCGGCGAGGGGTCCCAAATCCGGGGAAGGTACTCCGACGGAACTCCCGAATACCGTCCG
This genomic window from bacterium contains:
- a CDS encoding thermonuclease family protein, translated to MKKQKTVTGRATMPRKERVTRVIDGDTFMTAGRKNPVRLANVDTPEKRQPGYQAAKQTLSNLIQGETVTIDTKARDIYGRAVANVKIGNRSVNAAMKKHGK
- a CDS encoding cyclic nucleotide-binding domain-containing protein, which produces MDIAQHPFISRFSPKGRTRLVSEAQVVDLPAGKVLFREEDPADSLCLVLEGTVEIFKTPAPDRVETLSRMGPGEFFGEMGVLDEAPRSAGARAAEDSVIALVPAKVFQYVLREEPSAVALEVVGRMSQRLREANIRLMKKIT
- a CDS encoding NYN domain-containing protein → MSFPEPQRAAFFVDGFNLYHSLCSAAEVLGDVSVKWLDLGGLFTDHLDLVGAAARLSVIRYYTAYAEHLGKIAPGKVSRHRAYVRALTALGVKVELSNFKRKDAWDTYSGQQFVTHEEKETDVAIACAVIEGAARNEFDVAVVVSGDTDLRPLVCAFQRLYSGKRLIFAFPFDRKNRELVRIAPGSFTLSAESYARHQLPGRVRLPSGKHVYCPEEWVRETRTT
- a CDS encoding restriction endonuclease subunit S; its protein translation is MIEFPPQWQTTTIRESFSIKQGKALSRRKQRGNIRRPFLRTANVLWGRLNLDDLDEMDFSAEEVAALALETEDLLVCEGGDIGRTAIWRGERNDCLYQNHLHRLRRIRDDVHPLFVMYWLWAGMTQLNVYEGAGNKTTIPNLSRSRLGEFEIPLPPLVEQKKIAAVLLKLQRAIELQDKIIQALRDLKKSTMQHVFTHGLRGEKTKMTEIGEIPESWNVVLFAQILEGSLYGLSVRGQKKGTYPILRMNCQVDGRVELTNLQYVDLNAATFSKYRLEDGDLLFNRTNSHDLVGRTAIFHVDRKVVFASYLIRLRLDTAVVSPDFINYYLNMSKVQNRVRALASKGVSQSNISASKLNNFKVLLPDRIGEQEDVVGALASLDRRLQANEYKKSNLQSLFKTLLNKLMIGNIRVGDLDIDVKDVGIQ
- a CDS encoding DUF1566 domain-containing protein, translating into MRCVIAAAAVMAAAGGTAAAADFDGDGTEDVAVFRESSGMWGIRGVTRVFFGNSDDRPVPGDYDGSGTDRTAIFRSSSGLWAARGLTRLYFGTGDDARPGDYNGDGTDEPGIFRGSSGLWAARGVTRLYFGKTGDTPVSPGTAGTSGGEETLLWTGQTESFRTGDDGYYRKGARFSYQTLDPAGNGEIVTVDLVTGLMWAADGYGKGCGYGNETPWNSAIDWAQDLTFAGYSDWRLPNRRELESLIDIGRYSPAIDPVFFPHTRTDGYWTGSTPQIYTYNAWGVVFHGGYLLQHDKTENGYVRAVRGGR
- a CDS encoding N-6 DNA methylase encodes the protein MDDKEIPEILKQLRSKLDLSQEELAARLGVAFSTLNRWENGRSIPRGQAQKAISDLISEVGFGGESGALNGRKRRRMSKDDVLTTKAMEQMLWTAACSIRGEKDAPKFKDYILPLVFVKRLSDVFEDELDRLAESYGDRETALSIVEADKSLVRFYIPPEARWSVVSGREQFAWSKARKPKSLGEQLTTTMRAIVKANAGDRNKDLGGVIDVVDFNETRNGEREISDTALAGIIEALSDPRYRLGLYDVEPDFLGRCYEYLLRKFAEGQGQSAGEFFTPTEVGWLMAYMLRPAQGEEVYDYACGSAGLLIKCELALMERDLKVGRPLKLYGQELMGASYAIARMNMVIHDMDGEIVRGNSMTNPKFRSGDGRLRTFDIVVSNPMWNQPFDSFTYAKDDFGRFEEHGGITSGKADWAWLQHTLTSLKAAGRAAVVLDTGAVTRGSGSRNEDREKKIRKWFVDHDLIEGVVLLPDNLFYNTSAAGIVVLLNRNKLPQRRGKIVLINAGREFKKGSPKNYIPDESIGKIVQAFIAGRSVERFVEVVTNDQAAENDYNLSPSRYVDTSEREEYRPIPEILEELWGAQGLEEQAKKVDADLKEIFAQMGFDRK